In Drosophila yakuba strain Tai18E2 chromosome 2R, Prin_Dyak_Tai18E2_2.1, whole genome shotgun sequence, a single genomic region encodes these proteins:
- the LOC6531370 gene encoding uncharacterized protein LOC6531370, producing the protein MKLIILVILCSQIILEITAYEHKIAHRICGKNTFPDCYSYCSKGCRDNPIDCVHLCKKGCGCVEGSIVRNNGGCRRVKSCGKDEDSLSAEEFVQAWWDDPVNSNADDQQAPKPDDSDEGGSDEKKSQEKPDEVTPPSLLEDAGSTPQADALALK; encoded by the coding sequence ATGAAACTTATTATTTTGGTAATCCTCTGCAGCCAGATTATCCTGGAAATTACTGCCTATGAGCACAAAATCGCACACAGGATATGTGGCAAAAACACTTTCCCAGATTGTTATTCATATTGTAGCAAGGGATGCAGGGATAACCCAATTGACTGCGTTCATCTCTGCAAGAAAGGATGCGGATGTGTCGAGGGCTCAATCGTGCGGAACAACGGAGGATGCAGAAGAGTAAAAAGTTGCGGCAAGGATGAGGATTCCCTATCCGCTGAAGAATTCGTGCAAGCCTGGTGGGATGACCCGGTAAATAGTAATGCAGATGATCAGCAAGCCCCAAAGCCAGATGATTCGGATGAAGGCGGATCGGATGAGAAGAAAAGCCAGGAAAAGCCGGATGAAGTGACGCCGCCGAGTCTTTTAGAGGACGCCGGTTCCACGCCTCAAGCAGATGCGCTTGCCTTAAAGTGA